The genomic DNA GATGCGGTCAATGGTACTACCTAATATTGGTTTTTTGCCTGGTTTTGAGTGAAAAATGATGTTTACATGATGTTTGGTCGTACCATTCTAGGCGTGTTTTCTGAAAATAGTCAAGTGGCTGCTAAGTGTTTAGAATAATATATCTTTAGCGATGTGGAATATGTTGTGGAGGGCGTTCGGTGGTGAGGGGTTTTTTAGTGAGGATAAAGAAAAAGGCCTTACAGTCAATTGATGTAAGGCCTTGATTTATAGTTTAATAGTGTCATGGGCAGTTGCGTTGCTCAGTGTAATATTTCTGGAAATTATACTGGTGCCCCTTTGGACCTGATGTGTTTGTGCCAGATGTTCATGCTTTCCAACTTGCCTGCGATCTGTGTGTTGTTGTGAAGGGTCCCGCCGAAAGCGTAGCCAGCACGGGAGAACACGATGTTCATGCCGAAGCTTTCCGCCCGGGCTATTGTGTATGCCGTATCAATAGGGAGGGCTTCCGCTGCTTGATCCATGGTTGCGAGCAACTTTCCAGCCGCCCCCTGCCCTCGGTATTCCGGAAGTGTGGCGAAGTCGGTCATCTCCGCACATTGCCAATCCATGTCCATTTCCATGGAGGCTGCGGCCACCAGCTTGTTGTCGGAAAAGATTCCGAAAAAGGCGGTGTCTGCGAGCATGGATTTGCTGAGGAAGGAGGGATCGTGCAACGGGAATGGGTAGGTTTCAAACACCGTGGCATAAAGCTCTGCCAGTTCGTCCACATTACCCAGTCGTAAGCGGACAACCTCGTTCTTGTCGGTTTGCTTCTCCGTAATTTCAGATTTTTGATCTGCTTGGTCGAGAACCGCAGACATGCGTTTAATATTAGTGGGAATGGCACGTCTTTGGTCCAGATACTTACTCATGAAGTATCCAGCACTTTCTCCCTTGTGCATGAATGGCACACGCGCTTCATCAACGAATCCTAACGCGGCAAAATGTGATGTGGCGTTGGCCGGGACCTTGGCAAAGAGCTTGGTGTAGCCCTTCTGGCGAGCTAGTTCATACATCTCGTGTACGATTTCGGGCAGGTCATCTTGATCAAGCTTCATGAGGTAAACCCGATTGTTGGAAGGTCCGTGTTGCACCAAGGATTTGCCTAGATGGGTGATCTCATCAGGCTGCATCGTCTCTCCTTTCAATACGGTCGTTGTCCTCCGGCGTAAGACTTGTTGTATCATCCCAATCTGACAAGAGTTTTTCAATACCGATTGCCTTTTCTTCTGCATCTTCCTCTTTGAGTTGGAGATTGCAGGTTGAGCATTCACGATCGCAGTAATTGGGTTCATATGAAGTTGGTTCATTGTATGTGGTGATGACACCTTCATAGTTTCTGAGCACAACTTTGTTGGGACCCCATGAGACAATGTAGTTGGGCATGACCGGGATTTTACCGCCACCGCCGGGAGCGTCTACCACGTATGTTGGCACGGAAAATCCGCTTGTGTGTCCACGGAGGCTTTCGATGATTTCGATCCCCTTGCCTATGGGAGTTCGGAAGTGGGTCAAGCCTTCAGACATGTCACACTGGTACAGGTAGTAAGGGCGCACTCTGTTCTTCACCAGTTTTTGGTTGAGTGTTTTGATGAGTCGTTGGCAGTCGTTGACGCCAGACAGAAGCACGCTTTGGTTGCCAAGGGGAATACCTGCATTTGCCAGACGTTGCAGGGCTCGCCGGGATGAGGCCGTGAGTTCGCGTGGGTGGTTGAAGTGGGTGTTGATCCACAGCGGGTGATGCTTTTTCAGTATGTTCACCAGATCGTGGGTGATTCTGTAGGGAAGCACCACGGGCATTCTGGTCCCGATTCGGACTACTTCAACGTGCTCTATTTCTTCGATTTGGGTGAGGAGCCAGTCGAGCTTGTCGTCCGAAAGCATGAGAGGGTCGCCGCCGGAGAGCAAAACGTCACGGACCTGGGGAGTGTTGCGAATGTATTCGATTCCCTGTTCAAGGTCGGAGCGGGACGGTATGGACTCGACATCGCCGACTTTGCGTTTGCGGGTGCAGTGGCGGCAGTACATCGAACAGGTGTTGCTGACATGGAACAGGACTCGGTCGGGGTAGCGGTGGGTGATTCCGGGGGCCGGACTGTCCTTGTCTTCATGCAGTGGGTCGGACATGTCGTAGCGGCCGATGTTCAGTTCCTCCGGCGCGGGGAAGGACTGAATGAAGACTGGGTCGTTTTTATAGTCATCGGGATCTATGAGAGAGAGGTAGTACGGTGTAACGGACATGGGGAATTTGTGTATGGTCCGTTCGAAAATCGCCTTCTTTTTTTCCGGGAAGGTGATTCCGAGCACTCGTTCAAAGTCGTCCACGGTCTTGATGGAGTGGCGTATGTGCCATTTCCAGTCGGTCCAATCCGACTTTGACGCTGTCTCGCGCAGCGTTTCCGCGACTTCCTGTTGGTGTTCGGTGAATATTGGCAAACTGTCTCCTTGGTTACAGTATCTGACTCAGGAATTCCCGAGTCCGGGCTTCGGCAGGCTCGTCGAAAATGGCTGCCGGAGTGTCCTTTTCCAGGATCACGCCCTCATCCATGAAAGCCACGGTGTCAGCGACTTCACGGGCAAAACCCATTTCGTGGGTTACGATCATCATTGTCATGCCGTCTTCGGCTAGGTCTTTCATGACAGACAGAACTTCCCCCACCAGTTCCGGGTCGAGGGCAGAGGTGGGTTCGTCAAAGAGCATGACATCAGGTTCCATGGCTAATGCACGGGCGATGGCGACACGTTGCTTCTGGCCACCGGAAAGCGTGTTTGGATACGCCTTTTCCTTGTCGCTCAGGCCGACCTTTTCGAGAAAGTGGCACCCGATTTTCCGGGCCTTTCCCTTGCTCATCTTTTTGACCTGTGTCGGCCCCTCGATGACGTTGCCCAGTACGGTCATGTGCGGGAAGAGGTTGAAATGCTGGAAGACCATTCCGACGCGTGCCCGGAGTGCATTGATGCGTTTTTCGTTATCCGTGACTTCCCAGCCGTTGATCTTGACTTCGCCTTCCTGAAAGGTTTCCAGATAGTTCACGCACCGAAGGAGGGTGGATTTTCCCGAGCCGCTGGCTCCAATGACGCAGAGGACTTCCGACGGCAATACGTTCAGGTTGATGCCTTTCAGGACGTGGTTGTCTCCGAACCATTTGTTCAGGTTCGATATTTCGATGATGGCTTGTTCGTTCATGTTATGCCTGTGCGCCGTCGACATCGAGACGGGATTCAATGTAGCGGAATGTTTTGCTGAAGATGGCCGTGTAGAACAGGTAGAACAGGGCGGCAATGAACAGCATTTCCATCATCATGTAGTTGGACGAAGCCAGTTGCTGGGATTTGAGCAGCAGTTCGTTGATGGTGATGGTGCTAGCGAGCGACGAGTCCTTCAGGGCGATGATGAACTGGTTGCCCAGTGACGGGATGGCCCGTTTGAAAGCCTGCGGCAGGATGATGCGGACCATCGACCGTGTGTACGTCATGCCGAGGCTTCGGGCCGCCTCCATCTGTCCTTCGGAAATGGATACGATGGCACCGCGGAATATTTCTGCGATGTATGCGCCGTTGTGGATGCCGAGCGCCAGCGTGGCCGAGGTCAGTGCGTCGAATCCGACGACGCTGCGAAGCCCGAAATAGATGAACAGCAGTTGAAGCAGGAGCGGTGTGCCCCTGATGATGTAAATGTATGCCCTTGCCGGAAGAGAGAAGAACGGGTTGCTTGAAATACGCAGGAAGGCCGTTCCCAGTCCCAGCCCCAGTCCCAGCAGGATGCCCAGAGTCGTGACCTTGATGGTCATCCAGGCCGCAGGCAAAAAGAAGGGCAGGTACTTCGCGAGTACTGTGAAATCGAAATACATGGTGCGTTCCAGTGTTGAATTGAATTGGCGCGGCGTCCCCCCACAGAACCGCCGCGCCAGGAGAGGATGAGTGCGTTATCGGACCGTGATGTCCGTTTTGAGCCATTTCCGGCTCAAGGAGGACAAGGTGCCGTCTTTGTGCATGGCTGCAAGTGCCTTGTTCACTTCCGTGAGCAGGGTGTCGTCGCCTTTGCGGAAGGCAACGGCGATGTCTTCGCCCCGCAGCGGCATGCCGAGCAGGGCTATGTCAAACTTTCCGCTGTTCATGGCATTTACGCCTACGACGCGGTCAGTGATAACGCCGTCAACAACACCGCTGTTCAATTCTGTCAGGGTATGGGTGTCGTCCTTGTACAGTTTCACGTCGCCTGCTCCGAGTTTTTCGGCGTCCTTGGCGAACGTAGTGCCGGTCACCACGCCGACGGTCTTGCCTTTGAGCTGTGCGGGGGCGGTGAACTGGGTTCCCTTTTTCACGACCAGCTGTGCTCCGGAATAGTAGTACGGTGAGGAAAAATTTACGACTTCAAGACGCTGCTCGGTGACAGCCATGCTGCCGAGAATGCCGTCGTAGGCACCAGATCGCAGACCTTCGATAATGCCGCTCCATTCAGTGGTCACGGGCTTGAAGGAGACCTCGAGACGTTTGGCGACTTCATTGGCGACGTCCACGTCGAATCCGACCAACTCATTGTTGTCGTTGTAAAAATTGAAGGGAGGGTAGCCGCCGCTCATGGCGAAACTGATCTCCCCCGCCTCCTTGACTCTGGACAAAGAGTCTTTGTTTTCTTCTGAACATCCGGCAAGCATAAACGCAAAGAGCGTGACCGCGAAGGCGGCCAGCAAACGATGAATCCGTTTCATGATGGCTCCTATGGGATTTTGAGATAACAGTTCCTCGGCATGATGATGAACTGCTCGTTGTTGAATGAGGAATCTGTGGGAAGAGTCTCATTGTGAAGTGCGAAAAAAAGCGCAAGGAAGAGTGTGGCCATAAGAGGAACGGCAACAATCGCGATATCCGTTATGTCGAAATCGTGTCCTTTGATTGAAAAATGCATTGCTTTGCGCGCACGGGGTTAGAAATTGCTTTCGTGTAAGTGAAGCAGCTTCGGGTATCCCCGACAAGGGGGTGTGGCGGGTAGATTTCGGGTATTCGGGTATACCCGGTCAGGAGAGGGAAGGCTTCTGGCGCAGGTACGTGTAAAGCGAGGCCTTTCTTCCTCTCAGGCCGAGCTTCTTGCGAATGTTTTTTCTGTGGGTCTGGACAGTTTCAAAGGACATGCTCAGGAGCTCGGCGATTTCCTTGCCGCTTCGTCCCAGTTGTATAAGTTGGCAGACTTCCATTTCTCGTGGGGAGAGGCGGAGGAGTTCGGAATCAAATTCTCCGGATGAATCGTTTGCGAGGTCTACAAGTTGGTCTTCAATGATACTTTTATAGCCTTCACGTACTTCAGGAGTGTCGGAAGTCGTGATGCGTTCCAGAGCTGGAAGCATCTGCTTTTTGACTTGGCTGGTCAATTGCTCCCGCATTTCCTTGCGTTCTTCTTCCACAGATTTGAGAACTTGCTTCAGTGCGATTTCCTTTTCCTTCACTTCGGCCTTTTGGTCCAGAAGGTCTTCCTTGAGTTCCTCATGTTCTGTCAGGTCGTGAAGGATGAGTTGGTAGAGTGAGTAGTCGGTAAAGGTGATTTTGCGGAGGGTCGCTTCTGCGGGAAAGCCTTCACCATCCCCGTCAATGGCGACGACGTTTTTCGTCCATAATTCCTTGGCTTGGAGAGTGTGCATGGCATTGCGAAGGAGTGCGTGAAAACGCTTTCCCAGCAACCGTTTGAAGTTGTCCCCCGACAAGCCGTGCTCGGATTTTGAATGCTGTCTCTGAGCCATTTTGTTTGCGGCAATGATGGTGCCTTCGTCATCAATGAGAAACGTTGCATCAAGGGCTGCGTCGAAAAAGGCGTTAAAGAGCGTGATGGAGTCTGACCAGGCAGTGATGTTATCCTCCAGTCGTTCTTCGTAACTTTCGTAGAGAGCCTCCATGGGGCGATTGTCGGTGGCTATGATGACAAAGCCGCCGTAGGGCGCGAGACTGGAAACCAGCGGAATAATACGAAGCAGGAAGCTTCGTCCGTCACAGCAGGTGATTTCGTGAATCTGACGGGGAGGAAAGCGGCGGAGCGTGTCCTCAAGGGTTTTCGTTTCCAAGGCCAGTGCCTCCCAGAA from uncultured Pseudodesulfovibrio sp. includes the following:
- the ablB gene encoding putative beta-lysine N-acetyltransferase, coding for MQPDEITHLGKSLVQHGPSNNRVYLMKLDQDDLPEIVHEMYELARQKGYTKLFAKVPANATSHFAALGFVDEARVPFMHKGESAGYFMSKYLDQRRAIPTNIKRMSAVLDQADQKSEITEKQTDKNEVVRLRLGNVDELAELYATVFETYPFPLHDPSFLSKSMLADTAFFGIFSDNKLVAAASMEMDMDWQCAEMTDFATLPEYRGQGAAGKLLATMDQAAEALPIDTAYTIARAESFGMNIVFSRAGYAFGGTLHNNTQIAGKLESMNIWHKHIRSKGAPV
- the ablA gene encoding lysine 2,3-aminomutase, translating into MPIFTEHQQEVAETLRETASKSDWTDWKWHIRHSIKTVDDFERVLGITFPEKKKAIFERTIHKFPMSVTPYYLSLIDPDDYKNDPVFIQSFPAPEELNIGRYDMSDPLHEDKDSPAPGITHRYPDRVLFHVSNTCSMYCRHCTRKRKVGDVESIPSRSDLEQGIEYIRNTPQVRDVLLSGGDPLMLSDDKLDWLLTQIEEIEHVEVVRIGTRMPVVLPYRITHDLVNILKKHHPLWINTHFNHPRELTASSRRALQRLANAGIPLGNQSVLLSGVNDCQRLIKTLNQKLVKNRVRPYYLYQCDMSEGLTHFRTPIGKGIEIIESLRGHTSGFSVPTYVVDAPGGGGKIPVMPNYIVSWGPNKVVLRNYEGVITTYNEPTSYEPNYCDRECSTCNLQLKEEDAEEKAIGIEKLLSDWDDTTSLTPEDNDRIERRDDAA
- a CDS encoding amino acid ABC transporter ATP-binding protein, whose protein sequence is MNEQAIIEISNLNKWFGDNHVLKGINLNVLPSEVLCVIGASGSGKSTLLRCVNYLETFQEGEVKINGWEVTDNEKRINALRARVGMVFQHFNLFPHMTVLGNVIEGPTQVKKMSKGKARKIGCHFLEKVGLSDKEKAYPNTLSGGQKQRVAIARALAMEPDVMLFDEPTSALDPELVGEVLSVMKDLAEDGMTMMIVTHEMGFAREVADTVAFMDEGVILEKDTPAAIFDEPAEARTREFLSQIL
- a CDS encoding amino acid ABC transporter permease, encoding MYFDFTVLAKYLPFFLPAAWMTIKVTTLGILLGLGLGLGTAFLRISSNPFFSLPARAYIYIIRGTPLLLQLLFIYFGLRSVVGFDALTSATLALGIHNGAYIAEIFRGAIVSISEGQMEAARSLGMTYTRSMVRIILPQAFKRAIPSLGNQFIIALKDSSLASTITINELLLKSQQLASSNYMMMEMLFIAALFYLFYTAIFSKTFRYIESRLDVDGAQA
- a CDS encoding ABC transporter substrate-binding protein → MLAGCSEENKDSLSRVKEAGEISFAMSGGYPPFNFYNDNNELVGFDVDVANEVAKRLEVSFKPVTTEWSGIIEGLRSGAYDGILGSMAVTEQRLEVVNFSSPYYYSGAQLVVKKGTQFTAPAQLKGKTVGVVTGTTFAKDAEKLGAGDVKLYKDDTHTLTELNSGVVDGVITDRVVGVNAMNSGKFDIALLGMPLRGEDIAVAFRKGDDTLLTEVNKALAAMHKDGTLSSLSRKWLKTDITVR
- a CDS encoding PAS and helix-turn-helix domain-containing protein; this encodes MADMTELTTALTDPGDVVEAWDDLILFADNHGMVVESNNVRLKYLPDASKVDTSFWEALALETKTLEDTLRRFPPRQIHEITCCDGRSFLLRIIPLVSSLAPYGGFVIIATDNRPMEALYESYEERLEDNITAWSDSITLFNAFFDAALDATFLIDDEGTIIAANKMAQRQHSKSEHGLSGDNFKRLLGKRFHALLRNAMHTLQAKELWTKNVVAIDGDGEGFPAEATLRKITFTDYSLYQLILHDLTEHEELKEDLLDQKAEVKEKEIALKQVLKSVEEERKEMREQLTSQVKKQMLPALERITTSDTPEVREGYKSIIEDQLVDLANDSSGEFDSELLRLSPREMEVCQLIQLGRSGKEIAELLSMSFETVQTHRKNIRKKLGLRGRKASLYTYLRQKPSLS